One part of the Nymphaea colorata isolate Beijing-Zhang1983 chromosome 8, ASM883128v2, whole genome shotgun sequence genome encodes these proteins:
- the LOC116258568 gene encoding bZIP transcription factor 46 isoform X2, with translation MGSNLNFKNVLPLAGAENISSSGQNRMGSNSLHRQLSVYSLTLDEFQSGLGKDFGSMNMDEFLKSVCFAEDTQGFGTPLDLQEGNSGSLGRQPSLQRQGSLTLPRTLSLKTVDEVFKDMFRESVEPSGNLNTPFPQRQQTLGEMTLEEFLVRAGVVREGIQSAANSGLLLGNYGTSMGGNSATPVQSDVGLVLGFGQSDQTNGNLSSMAYQGIVDSSASSMATLEGIRSQSQQQPQLQQQQQQLPWLNSRYNQSPVVQQPKPQENQLFHKQSIIGFAPPVQISNNVDMKNPSIGSSLSLSQVGGISGNGAQVGSAGVVGIADSKAGIAVVSSSCNGYMKGGIQGGGGISVTSLGAPGGAVTTAARASPLSSEGLNKSDGDNSSLSPVPYTFGGGLRGRKGGGPLEKVVERRQRRMIKNRESAARSRARKQAYTMELEAEVAKLKDENMKLQKKQAEIVEMQKAQVLEKLSQQAAPKKRCLRRTSTGPW, from the exons ATGGGATCCAATTTGAACTTCAAAAATGTGCTTCCACTGGCTGGGGCTGAGAATATTTCCTCATCTGGTCAGAACAGGATGGGAAGCAATTCTTTGCACCGACAACTATCGGTTTACTCACTTACTTTGGATGAGTTTCAGAGTGGCCTTGGGAAGGATTTCGGATCGATGAACATGGACGAATTTCTCAAGAGCGTCTGTTTTGCAGAAGATACTCAGGGGTTTGGCACACCCCTTGATTTACAGGAAGGGAATTCCGGTAGCTTAGGCAGGCAACCCAGTTTGCAGAGACAGGGTTCCCTAACGCTGCCTAGGACTTTGAGCTTGAAGACTGTGGATGAAGTTTTCAAGGACATGTTTAGGGAAAGCGTAGAGCCGAGTGGCAATCTCAACACGCCATTCCCACAGAGACAGCAGACTCTTGGAGAGATGACTTTAGAGGAGTTCCTGGTCAGGGCAGGGGTGGTGAGAGAAGGTATCCAATCTGCTGCTAACAGTGGACTTCTCTTGGGTAACTATGGGACCAGCATGGGCGGAAATAGCGCCACTCCGGTTCAGTCTGATGTTGGCTTAGTTCTTGGATTTGGCCAGTCAGATCAGACTAATGGGAATTTATCAAGCATGGCATATCAAGGAATTGTTGATTCATCTGCCAGTAGTATGGCGACTCTGGAAGGAATAAGATCTCAATCACAGCAGCAGCCTCAGctacagcagcagcagcagcaacttCCATGGCTCAATAGTCGGTACAACCAAAGTCCTGTCGTTCAACAACCAAAGCCACAAGAGAATCAGCTTTTTCATAAGCAATCTATAATTGGTTTTGCACCACCGGTCCAAATATCCAACAACGTGGACATGAAGAATCCAAGTATTGGAAGTAGTCTCTCCCTATCTCAGGTGGGTGGTATTTCAGGAAATGGTGCTCAAGTTGGATCTGCAGGAGTTGTTGGAATAGCAGATTCAAAAGCAGGTATTGCAgttgtttcttcttcatgtAATGGATATATGAAAGGTGGTATCCAAGGGGGAGGTGGAATCAGCGTGACTAGCCTAGGAGCTCCAGGAGGTGCAGTGACAACTGCAGCTCGTGCAAGTCCACTTTCTTCTGAAGGCTTGAACAAAAGTGATGGTGATAATTCTTCGTTGTCTCCTGTTCCTTACACATTTGGTGGAGGTCTGAGAGGAAGAAAAGGTGGTGGACCACTGGAGAAAGTTGTTGAGAGGAGGCAAAGGCGTATGATAAAGAACAGGGAATCAGCTGCAAGGTCACGTGCTCGCAAGCAG GCTTATACCATGGAATTGGAGGCAGAAGTGGCAAAACTCAAAGATGAAAACATGAAATTGCAGAAGAAGCAG GCCGAAATCGTGGAGATGCAAAAGGCTCAG GTTCTAGAGAAGCTGAGCCAGCAGGCTGCTCCTAAAAAACGATGCCTGCGGAGGACAAGCACTGGCCCTTGGTAA
- the LOC116258568 gene encoding bZIP transcription factor 23 isoform X1 yields the protein MLVTVGGFCTVSGEEKWWTKPVLALLFLPFGFSSDECSELLDQRWSFEVFFQSSGLGKDFGSMNMDEFLKSVCFAEDTQGFGTPLDLQEGNSGSLGRQPSLQRQGSLTLPRTLSLKTVDEVFKDMFRESVEPSGNLNTPFPQRQQTLGEMTLEEFLVRAGVVREGIQSAANSGLLLGNYGTSMGGNSATPVQSDVGLVLGFGQSDQTNGNLSSMAYQGIVDSSASSMATLEGIRSQSQQQPQLQQQQQQLPWLNSRYNQSPVVQQPKPQENQLFHKQSIIGFAPPVQISNNVDMKNPSIGSSLSLSQVGGISGNGAQVGSAGVVGIADSKAGIAVVSSSCNGYMKGGIQGGGGISVTSLGAPGGAVTTAARASPLSSEGLNKSDGDNSSLSPVPYTFGGGLRGRKGGGPLEKVVERRQRRMIKNRESAARSRARKQAYTMELEAEVAKLKDENMKLQKKQAEIVEMQKAQVLEKLSQQAAPKKRCLRRTSTGPW from the exons ATGTTGGTTACTGTAGGAGGATTTTGCACAGTTTCCGGGGAAGAAAAATGGTGGACTAAGCCTGTACTGgcgcttctttttcttccatttggTTTCTCGAGTGATGAATGCTCAGAGTTGCTGGACCAACGGTGGAGCTTTGAAGTGTTTTTCCAATCG AGTGGCCTTGGGAAGGATTTCGGATCGATGAACATGGACGAATTTCTCAAGAGCGTCTGTTTTGCAGAAGATACTCAGGGGTTTGGCACACCCCTTGATTTACAGGAAGGGAATTCCGGTAGCTTAGGCAGGCAACCCAGTTTGCAGAGACAGGGTTCCCTAACGCTGCCTAGGACTTTGAGCTTGAAGACTGTGGATGAAGTTTTCAAGGACATGTTTAGGGAAAGCGTAGAGCCGAGTGGCAATCTCAACACGCCATTCCCACAGAGACAGCAGACTCTTGGAGAGATGACTTTAGAGGAGTTCCTGGTCAGGGCAGGGGTGGTGAGAGAAGGTATCCAATCTGCTGCTAACAGTGGACTTCTCTTGGGTAACTATGGGACCAGCATGGGCGGAAATAGCGCCACTCCGGTTCAGTCTGATGTTGGCTTAGTTCTTGGATTTGGCCAGTCAGATCAGACTAATGGGAATTTATCAAGCATGGCATATCAAGGAATTGTTGATTCATCTGCCAGTAGTATGGCGACTCTGGAAGGAATAAGATCTCAATCACAGCAGCAGCCTCAGctacagcagcagcagcagcaacttCCATGGCTCAATAGTCGGTACAACCAAAGTCCTGTCGTTCAACAACCAAAGCCACAAGAGAATCAGCTTTTTCATAAGCAATCTATAATTGGTTTTGCACCACCGGTCCAAATATCCAACAACGTGGACATGAAGAATCCAAGTATTGGAAGTAGTCTCTCCCTATCTCAGGTGGGTGGTATTTCAGGAAATGGTGCTCAAGTTGGATCTGCAGGAGTTGTTGGAATAGCAGATTCAAAAGCAGGTATTGCAgttgtttcttcttcatgtAATGGATATATGAAAGGTGGTATCCAAGGGGGAGGTGGAATCAGCGTGACTAGCCTAGGAGCTCCAGGAGGTGCAGTGACAACTGCAGCTCGTGCAAGTCCACTTTCTTCTGAAGGCTTGAACAAAAGTGATGGTGATAATTCTTCGTTGTCTCCTGTTCCTTACACATTTGGTGGAGGTCTGAGAGGAAGAAAAGGTGGTGGACCACTGGAGAAAGTTGTTGAGAGGAGGCAAAGGCGTATGATAAAGAACAGGGAATCAGCTGCAAGGTCACGTGCTCGCAAGCAG GCTTATACCATGGAATTGGAGGCAGAAGTGGCAAAACTCAAAGATGAAAACATGAAATTGCAGAAGAAGCAG GCCGAAATCGTGGAGATGCAAAAGGCTCAG GTTCTAGAGAAGCTGAGCCAGCAGGCTGCTCCTAAAAAACGATGCCTGCGGAGGACAAGCACTGGCCCTTGGTAA
- the LOC116259094 gene encoding zeaxanthin epoxidase, chloroplastic produces the protein MAAQSLYLAPLLPSVPPSDSFSARSQLFFTNKPGKSDRLAGRRKCVHASSSSLSSAPVVDRPPLESARDGHRANQTLPKLRVLVAGGGIGGLVFALAAKRKGFDVVVFERDLSAVRGEGKYRGPIQIQSNALAALEAIDPDVADEIMREACVTGDRINGLVDGISGEWYIKFDTFTPAAERGLPVTRVISRMTLQEILARAVGDDLIMNASNVVDFVDDGKKVAVILENGDRYEGDLLVGADGIWSQVRKILFGHQDAMYSGYTCYTGIADFVPPDIESVGYRVFLGHKQYFVSSDVGAGKMQWYAFHKEPAGGTDTSNGKKKRLLEIFGNWCDKVVDLILATDEEEILRRDIYDRVPVLNWSKGRVALLGDSIHAMQPNLGQGGCMAIEDSFQLALELEKALKQSCETNQPVDIASSLKRYEEARRVRVAIIYGMARMAANMATTYKPYLGVGLGPLSFLTNLRIPHPGRVGGRVFIKLAMPFMLSWVLGGYSPKLQGRSLSCRISDKASEHLRKWFEDDDALERALNGEWYLLPCGEGANMSPQPIRLSRDEHKPCIVGNTSHSDQSVASVTICAPQVSEMHARITFKENAFYLTDLRSQHGTWIIDVEGKRYRVPPNSPVRVRPSDSIQFGSDRKALFRVKVWRGSQVERKTEDQLLLSTV, from the exons ATGGCAGCACAGTCTCTGTATCTCGcccctcttcttccttctgtgcCGCCCTCTGACTCTTTCTCTGCCAGAAGCCAATTGTTCTTCACCAACAAGCCCGGAAAGTCGGACCGTCTCGCCGGGAGGCGGAAATGTGTGCatgcttcctcttcttctttgtcttctgCTCCGGTTGTAGATCGTCCGCCACTTGAATCAGCTCGAGATGGGCATCGCGCTAACCAGACCCTTCCAAAGCTCCGGGTCCTCGTTGCTGGCGGTGGCATCGGCGGCCTCGTCTTCGCTCTCGCCGCTAAACGAAAGGGATTCGATGTCGTAGTGTTCGAGCGGGACTTGAGCGCGGTGAGGGGGGAGGGCAAGTATAGAGGGCCGATCCAGATACAGAGCAATGCCCTAGCGGCACTGGAGGCCATCGATCCCGACGTGGCCGACGAGATCATGAGGGAAGCGTGCGTTACGGGTGACCGGATCAATGGCTTGGTTGATGGGATCTCCGGCGAGTG GTACATCAAGTTCGATACCTTCACTCCGGCGGCAGAGCGCGGGCTTCCGGTAACACGGGTCATAAGCAGAATGACTCTGCAGGAGATCCTGGCTCGCGCAGTGGGCGATGACTTAATCATGAACGCGAGTAACGTTGTTGATTTTGTGGATGATGGGAAGAAG GTGGCAGTAATACTGGAGAATGGTGATCGTTATGAAGGGGATCTTTTAGTTGGCGCTGATGGTATCTGGTCTCAG GTGCGTAAGATCTTGTTTGGACACCAAGATGCTATGTACTCTGGCTACACGTGCTATACTGGCATTGCAGATTTTGTGCCTCCTGATATTGAGTCTGTGGG ATACCGTGTATTTTTGGGTCACAAACAGTATTTTGTTTCCTCAGATGTGGGTGCTGGAAAGATGCAATGGTATGCATTTCACAAGGAACCAGCTGGTGGCACTGACACTTCCAATG GTAAGAAAAAGAGGCTGCTAGAGATTTTTGGGAATTGGTGTGACAAAGTTGTGGACTTGATCCTTGCAACAGATGAGGAGGAGATACTCCGCCGTGACATATATGATAGGGTTCCAGTTCTTAATTGGAGTAAGGGTCGTGTGGCTTTGCTTGGTGATTCTATTCATGCTATGCAGCCAAATCTGGGTCAGGGAGGATGCATGGCTATTGAG GATAGTTTTCAACTTGCATTAGAACTTGAGAAGGCTCTTAAGCAAAGCTGTGAAACCAACCAGCCAGTTGACATTGCTTCTTCCTTAAAAAG GTATGAGGAAGCAAGAAGGGTCCGTGTTGCTATTATATATGGGATGGCACGTATGGCTGCAAATATGGCAACTACTTACAAGCCATACCTGGGAGTGGGGCTTGGACCATTATCA tttttaaccAACCTGAGAATACCACATCCTGGAAGAGTGGGTGGGAGAGTTTTCATCAAGCTTGCAATGCCATTCATGCTGAGCTGGGTCTTGGGCGGTTATAG CCCAAAGCTACAAGGGAGGTCACTAAGTTGCAGAATCTCCGACAAA GCAAGTGAACATTTGAGGAAGTGGTTTGAAGATGATGACGCTTTAGAACGTGCCCTTAATGGAGA ATGGTACCTTTTACCTTGCGGCGAAGGGGCTAACATGTCTCCACAACCTATTCGCCTAAGCAGGGATGAGCATAAACCTTGCATCGTTGG GAATACTTCACATTCTGACCAATCTGTTGCTTCAGTAACAATATGTGCTCCACAG gtCTCTGAAATGCATGCACGCATCACATTCAAAGAGAATGCCTTCTACCTGACTGATTTGAGGAGTCAGCATGGTACATGGATCATTGA CGTTGAGGGGAAACGTTATCGGGTGCCGCCAAATTCTCCTGTTCGTGTCCGTCCATCTGATAGCATACAATTTGGTTCTGATAGGAAG GCGCTCTTCCGTGTGAAAGTATGGAGGGGCTCGCAGGTGGAGAGGAAAACGGAGGACCAGTTGTTACTGAGCACAGTATGA